One window of the Cryptococcus gattii WM276 chromosome E, complete sequence genome contains the following:
- a CDS encoding GTPase activating protein, putative (Similar to TIGR gene model, INSD accession AAW43534.1) → MAPVTLPPSFYNSFWSPDYRSGLEVLFKNLEQGCLENEDVTAFIESQARGHRSLASTLLNPPLPSTSTESSSSLSHTLLSLRGASSARGEAHLTLAQELEERVLLAWKAWVDRHGIRIKEAKAEMLGKSGVIGVWEKDAHKLEQRENCPDDLYSAKFAPATSRSPPLDNYTSSPKLPQAKLSGANLRRTATVADRITEKLRGASISSGSSAPGTSPSKHLNAISVDGKVLPPPPSPLKTEDLVGGGSLDSPGSPREERFIPPTDPHGKPTLPGVEPTTHELPSSPDPNVAPILLSGLSLTPRGLKEILQRLDTHLLTTVAPNAEPPTTSSTKSNPALASRQRSTILGTYEKTVSGAEIVTWLADNVEAFGGDWERCADAAGELHKMGYFSRIGVGRGFDAGDDTYFILKINGPEAVSNQSFALPTPLAPSTATNALPNIFKQYQSYLPASLANSDEPPHVRLRRDAHKADEMYREGVWSAEEKRLEMEERIERGLRLWERWERERLSAVKTVLKQYETTLAKLPGKLANFQKSTELSVEAFNPEADIKALIEGNRTGPFRPQSHVYESVDTDVPDVNFGIDLRRWSGERGWKSLVHAPKREKGAIPEALEALLGALVEMYEGISEEERRRAWIYEVPLMETHMLRNAINNPKIPVDDLVSIVKKFNAPVAAGTIKLYLLELNPPVMGWEGWEDAKAVYPAVGADQDVDMTSAVASVLGRLPGSHIFALDAVIKHFRTLIDTTKSAEPDEVYITKLALSVGRTILRPQFETDLTIGDRTPSLFLADLIRHYTALFPPLVEKLKAETDRPMPVKKRTALVDQRVSRSSLGKDVDPQHLLELQRAQMRATSPASKGGKDLPPIQQPQVVPTTPSPAPALGATADSAANPVSALGFGPAIETKKGEEEAGSDEDEPFIPPFDTQPNTSTPTPPLASHRSSIHSVHSVRATRSEGKTDFAPVVTSRTTSPISPATTSVLKDTKQVQENEQAAATAPADGGDIVISSGGSAAGLKRGVSGESSRLRGPRAARGPRPAPGRAAAAAHGHGHGHGPSTSVSERPDSPQSITSSVGQGEGLGRVKSRPTSIHAGAGAGTGAETSRPSTPAAGERPTSRYGNHATATGGGHGKRGSVSAMAAKFEKRDE, encoded by the exons ATGGCCCCAGTAACCCTCCCACCTTCCTTTTACAACTCTTTCTGGTCTCCAGACTACAGATCAGGCCTTGAAGTCTTGTTCAAGAACCTCGAGCAG GGTTGCCTTGAGAATGAAGATGTCACAGCGTTTATAGAG TCCCAAGCCCGCGGTCACCGTTCCCTAGCATCAACCCTCCTCAATCCTCCGCTCCCCTCCACCTCTACAGaatcttcctcctcccttTCTCACACCCTATTATCCCTTCGCGGTGCCTCTTCAGCACGAGGTGAAGCTCATCTGACCTTGGCGCAAGAGCTTGAAGAGCGTGTGTTGTTGGCATGGAAAGCGTGGGTGGACAGACATGGTATCAGAATTAAAGAGGCCAAGGCGGAAATGCTTGGTAAAAGCGGTGTCATTGGTGTCTGGGAAAAGGACGCTCATAAGCTGGAGCAA CGTGAAAACTGTCCTGATGATTTATATAGTGCCAAGTTTGCCCCAGCGACTTCCCGTTCACCTCCTCTCGACAACTACACTTCTTCTCCCAAACTCCCACAAGCCAAGCTGTCTGGCGCCAACCTCCGGCGTACAGCCACGGTTGCCGATCGTATCACAGAAAAGCTTCGGGGTGCCTCTATCAGCAGCGGTTCCAGTGCTCCTGGCACGTCTCCTTCAAAGCATCTAAACGCAATCTCTGTCGACGGGAAGGTGCTCCCTCCCCCTCCAAGTCCCTTGAAGACGGAGGACCTGGTTGGCGGTGGCAGCTTGGACAGCCCTGGCAGCCCGCGAGAGGAGCGCTTCATTCCTCCGACCGACCCTCATGGGAAGCCGACCCTTCCAGGCGTTGAGCCAACCACTCACGAGTTGCCTTCCTCGCCCGATCCCAACGTCGCACCTATCCTCCTTTCTGGCCTTTCCCTCACACCACGAGGTCTCAAAGAGATTCTTCAGCGCCTTGATACGCACCTGCTTACAACTGTCGCTCCCAACGCAGAACCACCCACCACATCATCTACCAAATCCAACCCCGCTCTTGCTAGCCGCCAACGAAGTACCATTCTAGGCACCTACGAGAAGACTGTCTCTGGCGCGGAGATTGTCACCTGGCTAGCGGATAATGTCGAAGCATTTGGTGGCGACTGGGAGAGATGTGCGGATGCGGCTGGTGAACTTCACAAGATGGGATACTTTAGCCGAATTGGTGTGGGTAGAGGATTTGATGCTGGTGACGACACATATTTCATCCTCAAAATCAACGGTCCCGAGGCTGTATCAAACCAATCTTTTGCTCTGCCTACCCCCCTCGCACCTTCCACTGCTACCAATGCGCTCCCCAACATTTTCAAGCAATACCAATCTTACCTTCCCGCCTCGCTTGCTAACAGTGACGAACCTCCCCACGTCCGTTTAAGACGAGATGCCCACAAGGCCGATGAAATGTATCGAGAAGGAGTATGGAGTGCtgaggagaagaggttggagatggaggagcGAATTGAGCGGGGCTTGCGTTTGTGGGAGAGATGGGAACGTGAGAGGCTTTCAGCCGTCAAGACGGTGTTGAAGCAATACGAGACCACACTTGCCAAGCTTCCAGGCAAACTCGCCAACTTTCAAAAGTCTACAGAGCTTTCTGTTGAAGCATTCAATCCCGAGGCCGATATCAAAGCGCTCATTGAAGGAAACAGGACTGGTCCGTTTAGGCCGCAGTCACATGTTTACGAAAGTGTGGATACAGATGTGCCCGATGTAAACTTTGGAATAGACCTTCGGCGATGGTCGGGCGAGAGGGGATGGAAGAGTCTGGTACATGCGccaaagagagaaaagggAGCAATCCCAGAGGCGCTGGAAGCGCTGTTGGGCGCGTTGGTGGAGATGTATGAAGGGATTTCCGAAGAGG AGCGACGCCGAGCATGGATCTACGAAGTGCCTCTTATGGAGACCCATATGCTCCGAAATGCCATCAACAACCCTAAAATCCCCGTTGATGATTTAGTCAGCATTGTCAAAAAGTTCAACGCCCCCGTCGCCGCTGGGACTATCAAGCTCTACTTGCTCGAGTTGAACCCTCCTGTGATGGGCTGGGAAGGCTGGGAAGATGCTAAGGCGGTGTACCCCGCTGTGGGTGCTGACCAAGACGTGGATATGACGAGCGCGGTAGCGAGTGTGCTTGGAAGGTTGCCTGGATCACATATCTTTGCTTTGGATGCTGTCATCAAGCATTTCAGAACCTTGATTGATACGACAAAGTCTGCTGAGCCGGATGAGGTTTATATTACCAAACTCGCATTATCAGTGGGAAGGA CGATTCTTCGTCCGCAATTTGAAACCGATCTCACTATTGGTGACCGTACTCCTTCATTATTCCTTGCCGATCTTATCAGGCACTACACTGcccttttccctcctcttGTTGAAAAACTCAAGGCGGAGACTGATCGTCCTATGCCTGTAAAAAAGCGTACGGCCTTGGTTGATCAAAGAGTATCAAGAAGCAGCCTTGGCAAGGACGTTGATCCTCAACATCTCTTGGAGTTGCAGAGAGCACAGATGAGAGCGACAAGTCCCGCCAGTAAGGGCGGCAAGGACTTGCCTCCTATCCAGCAACCGCAGGTTGTGCCTACGACACCTAGCCCTGCGCCAGCTTTGGGTGCCACTGCTGATTCTGCGGCTAATCCCGTTTCTGCCCTTGGCTTTGGTCCGGCTATTGAGACGAAgaagggggaggaggaagctGGAAGTGACGAGGATGAGCCGTTCATCCCACCTTTCGACACTCAACCCAACACTTCCACCCCTACACCTCCCCTCGCTTCACACCGTTCCTCTATCCATTCTGTTCACTCGGTCCGTGCGACGCGTTCCGAGGGAAAGACGGACTTTGCACCCGTGGTCACTTCCCGCACGACGAGTCCCATCTCACCGGCTACCACTTCCGTGTTAAAAGATACGAAACAAGTCCAAGAAAATGAGCAAGCCGCCGCCACCGCCCCGGCGGATGGTGGAGACATTGTCATTTCGTCGGGCGGTTCAGCCGCCGGCCTCAAGCGCGGAGTCTCTGGTGAATCCTCACGTCTTCGGGGTCCACGTGCTGCACGAGGTCCGCGCCCTGCTCCCGGTCgggcggcggcggcggcgcATGGGCATGGGCATGGGCATGGGCCGTCGACGTCTGTTTCGGAACGACCTGATTCGCCTCAGAGTATAACGAGTTCTGTGGGGCAAGGAGAGGGTTTGGGGAGGGTGAAGAGTAGGCCTACAAGTATTCATGCGGGTGCCGGGGCGGGGACGGGGGCGGAGACGAGTCGACCGAGTACGCCTGCAGCTGGGGAAAGGCCGACGAGCAGG TATGGGAACCATGCGACTGCGACTGGAGGAGGTCATGGGAAACGGGGATCTGTCAGTGCGATGGCTGCAAAGTTTGAGAAGCGAGATGagtaa
- a CDS encoding importin beta-2 subunit, putative (Similar to TIGR gene model, INSD accession AAW43536.1~Putative importin beta-2 subunit (Karyopherin beta-2 subunit) (Importin 104) (Transportin) (TRN)) has protein sequence MAWQPSEQGLQEVLGMLRDTSSVDSEVQRNVAQRLEQLRFVPDFLAYLAHVLIHCTGEQDSHRAVAGLLLKNSLNQRSGPTTNDNDARAMAYVKNTVLTGLADPDQIVRQTVGTVIMCLISNEDVGAWPEALDALTKGMGSTDPNVVEGSFNTLQKICEDAPHKLDFQVQGRDLLDHLVPQFIEFTNHSVDKVRLYALQILQSLLSIGVAAVTANIDNYIRALFNKASDPSSDIRKSVCASLGLILGSRPDKLVPEMSNVVDYIAFCTQDEDETVALEASEFWLTFAEDASLKDQLRPYLPKIAPLLLNKMVYSDYDIAVLDMDEYDEDVADKETDIKPRNYSSKVHAAHETNDPSSSKGPGFSREAADRAFEEEDEEDDEDDEDFLDDEDGTGEWNIRKCSAATLDVLAVSFGAELLEILLPHLRDKIFDAEWQQRESGVLALGAIAEGCIAGLEPHLPQLVPFLLKSLEDKKALVRSITCWSLGRYASWIVQVNPEDKTQYFIPTMEGLLRMVLDHNKRVQEAGCSAFATLEEEAGTEMAPFLEPVLRNLTYAFSKYQQKNLLILYDAIGTLADSVGDALGQPGYLEILMPPLIDRWQRLGDNDPDLVPLLECLSSVSIAASQSFTAYTSPVYMRCLNIIHTTLQQYSAFEQDPDNVDEPDRTFIVVALDLLSGLVQGMGEAIHPLILEGQPPLLHLLALCLTHYEPPIRQSAHALLGDMAISCFPILKPVVPQILPSVLEQIVVEPPVDCISVCNNAAWAVGEVALQFNNDSSALEPFVPALIQRLIPILLSSKSPKSLSENAAVTIGRLGLVCPALVAPELPNFAQAWCTALWEIKDNDEKDSAFRGLCMMISANPEGIQSSFVWFCNAICKWQHPSAQLDEMFRTILQGFKNGLGAQWDAQMSNFPPVIRQRLAERYSV, from the exons ATGGCATGGCAGCCATCAGAACAAGGCCTCCAAGAGGTCCTTGGTATGCTTAGAGATACCTCAAGCGTCGACTCAGAAGTACAGCGGAACGTCGCTCAGCGTCTCGAACAGCTTCGCTTTGTCCCCGACTTTCTTGCATATCTTGCCCACGTCCTCATTCACTGCACAGGCGAACAAGACTCCCACCGAGCAGTCGCCGGTCTTTTGCTCAAAAACTCACTCAATCAACGCTCAGGACCTACTACAAACGACAACGATGCGCGAGCAATGGCCTATGTCAAGAATACAGTCTTGACTGGGTTGGCGGACCCGGATCAGATTGTGAGACAAACAGTTGGAACGGTCATCATGTGCTTGATCTCCAACGAGGATGTTGGAGCTTGGCCAGAAGCTTTGGATGCTCTAACAAAGGGAATGGGATCGACTGACCCGAACGTCGTTGAG GGCTCCTTCAATACACTGCAAAAAATATGCGAAGATGCCCCTCACAAGCTCGACTTCCAGGTGCAAGGCCGGGACCTCCTCGACCATCTTGTTCCCCAGTTTATCGAATTCACCAACCACAGCGTAGACAAAGTCCGTCTCTACGCCCTTCAAATCCTTCAATCTCTCCTTTCCATCGGTGTCGCCGCCGTCACTGCCAACATTGATAACTATATCCGTGCTTTGTTCAACAAGGCATCAGACCCCTCATCGGATATCCGGAAAAGCGTTTGCGCCTCTCTTGGCTTGATCCTTGGCTCAAGACCGGACAAATTGGTGCCAGAAATGAGCAACGTGGTCGATTATATTGCTTTTTGCACACAAGATGAGGACGAGACTGTTGCCCTCGAAGCCTCCGAATTCTGGTTGACCTTTGCCGAGGACGCTTCACTCAAGGACCAGCTCCGCCCTTATCTTCCCAAGATCGCCCCTCTTTTGCTTAACAAGATGGTTTACTCTGACTATGACATTGCTGTACTTGACATGGACGAATATGATGAGGACGTTGCCGACAAGGAGACGGATATCAAGCCCCGTAACTATTCTTCCAAAGTCCATGCTGCGCACGAAACCAACGacccttcctcttccaagGGTCCTGGATTCTCTCGTGAAGCTGCTGATCGAGCGtttgaggaggaggatgaggaagatgacgaggacgatgaggatttccttgacgatgaagatgggACGGGCGAGTGGAACATTCGAAAATGTTCGGCGGCGACGCTGGATGTGTTGGCTGTGTCATTTGGAGCAGAGTTGTTGGAGATTTTGTTGCCTCACTTGAGAGACAAGATCTTTGACGCTGAATGGCAACAACGAGAGAGTGGTGTTTTGGCACTTGGTGCCATTGCCGAGG GCTGTATCGCCGGCCTTgagcctcaccttcctcagcttgtccccttcctcctcaagTCTCTTGAGGACAAGAAGGCCCTCGTGCGATCAATTACTTGTTGGTCTCTTGGCCGTTACGCCAGCTGGATCGTCCAAGTCAACCCCGAGGACAAGACTCAATACTTCATTCCTACCATGGAAGGTCTCCTCCGCATGGTGCTTGATCACAACAAGCGTGTCCAGGAAGCGGGATGTTCTGCCTTTGCCACTcttgaggaagaggcggGGACCGAGATGGCGCCCTTCTTGGAGCCGGTTTTGCGAAACTTGACATACGCGTTCTCCAAGTATCAGCAAAAGAACCTGTTGATCTTGTACGACGCCATTGGTACGCTTGCCGACTCTGTTGGGGATGCGCTCGGTCAGCCTGGTTACCTTGAAATCTTAATGCCGCCTCTGATCGATCGATGGCAAAGATTGGGAGACAATGACCCTGATTTGGTTCCTCTTCTTGAG TGCTTGTCCTCTGTGTCAATTGCCGCCTCTCAAAGCTTTACTGCTTACACGTCCCCTGTTTACATGCGATGCCTCAACATCATCCACACCACTCTTCAGCAATACTCTGCCTTTGAGCAAGATCCTGACAACGTCGATGAGCCCGACCGGACTTTTATCGTTGTCGCTCTTGACTTGTTGTCCGGTTTGGTACAGGGTATGGGAGAAGCAATTCACCCACTGATCTTGGAGGGCCAGCCGCCATTGTTGCATCTGTTGGCGCTCTGCTTGACC CACTACGAACCTCCTATCCGACAATCTGCTCACGCTCTTCTCGGTGACATGGCCATCTCATGCTTCCCCATCCTCAAGCCCGTCGTCCCCCAGATTCTTCCTTCCGTCCTCGAGCAAATCGTCGTCGAGCCCCCTGTTGACTGCATCAGTGTGTGTAACAATGCCGCCTGGGCTGTGGGTGAGGTTGCTCTTCAATTCAACAATGACTCTTCCGCGCTTGAACCGTTTGTCCCCGCCTTGATCCAGAGGCTTATCCCTATTCTTTTGAGCTCAAAATCACCAAAAAGTTTGAGCGAGAATGCGGCGGTGACAATCGGCCGGTTGGGTCTTGTTTGTCCTGCACTTGTGGCCCCCGAGCTGCCCAACTTTGCTCAAGCTTGGTGTACGGCCTTGTGGGAAATTAAAGATAATGATGAGAAGGACTCGGCGTTCAGAGGGTTGTGTATGATGATCAGTGCCAACCCTGAGGGTATTCAGAGT AGTTTCGTTTGGTTCTGTAACGCCATCTGCAAATGGCAACATCCCTCCGCTCAACTCGATGAGATGTTCCGAACA ATTTTGCAAGGGTTCAAGAATGGTCTTGGTGCGCAGTGGGACGCCCAAATGTCCAATTTCCCTCCCGTCATCAGACAGCGTCTCGCCGAGCGTTATAGCGTCTAA